One window of the Allorhizobium ampelinum S4 genome contains the following:
- a CDS encoding cupin domain-containing protein, with product MDTDFVRTFPVVETGHGVTRQVLSDSPELMVVKFTFAKGAEGLRHHHPHVQSTYVQSGRFEFSIGDETFTVGPGDSFVIPSLAFHGCRAMEPGVLIDTFTPRRDDFL from the coding sequence ATGGATACAGACTTCGTCAGGACCTTTCCGGTGGTCGAAACCGGCCACGGGGTGACCCGCCAGGTTCTCTCCGATAGCCCAGAACTGATGGTGGTAAAATTCACCTTCGCCAAGGGTGCGGAGGGCCTGCGGCACCATCACCCGCATGTGCAATCCACCTATGTTCAATCAGGCCGGTTCGAATTTTCCATCGGCGACGAGACGTTCACCGTCGGTCCGGGCGACAGTTTCGTTATTCCCTCCCTTGCCTTTCACGGCTGCCGGGCCATGGAGCCCGGTGTGCTGATCGACACATTCACGCCCCGGCGTGACGATTTTCTTTGA
- a CDS encoding ABC transporter substrate-binding protein, with protein MTMTLTRRRLMTTASAVLALGVAGGVTGVPRAFAATPKDTLVEAWAFDDIITMDPGEAFEISAAEVTGNTYDTLVKLNIADTSTVAPGIAESWSASEDGLTYTFKIKSGIKFASGNPITAEDVAYSFERAVKLNKNPAFILQQFGLSGENVAENAKAVDASTFQFKVDKPYATSFVLNCLTATVGAIVDKKLVQSHAAAVTVSKDYPYDTDFGNGWLKTNYAGSGPFKLREWRANELVVMERNDNYYGEKAKLKRVIYRFLKESSGQRLALESGDVDVARNLSPTDFTAIANAKNIKTDSAQKGTVYYLGLNQKNQYLSKPEVRQAIKYLVDYDAIGATLIKGVGTVHESFLPKGILGSIDDQPYKLNVAKAKELLEKAGLKDGFKVTMDVRSIEPMTSIAQSMQQTFAQAGITLELIQGDGKQTLTKYRARNHDIYIGDWGADYWDPHSNAETFTSNPDNSDTPKSKTLAWRNAWDVPELTKETSEALLERDTPKRKAMYEDLQRKVLADGPFVIIYQKTEIAGYRANVQNYKLGPTFDSNLKNLISKD; from the coding sequence ATGACCATGACATTGACGCGCCGCAGGCTGATGACGACGGCCAGTGCTGTTCTGGCATTGGGCGTTGCGGGGGGCGTTACGGGCGTGCCGCGCGCTTTTGCCGCCACGCCGAAAGATACCCTGGTCGAGGCCTGGGCGTTTGACGATATCATTACCATGGACCCGGGCGAGGCTTTCGAAATCTCTGCCGCCGAAGTCACCGGCAATACCTATGATACGCTGGTAAAGCTGAATATTGCCGATACCTCGACCGTGGCTCCCGGCATTGCGGAAAGCTGGAGTGCGTCTGAAGACGGCCTGACCTATACGTTCAAGATCAAGTCCGGCATCAAATTCGCGTCCGGCAACCCGATCACTGCGGAAGATGTGGCCTATTCTTTTGAACGGGCCGTCAAGCTCAACAAGAACCCGGCCTTCATCCTCCAGCAATTCGGCCTGAGTGGCGAGAATGTCGCGGAAAATGCCAAGGCAGTCGATGCCTCGACCTTCCAGTTCAAGGTGGACAAGCCTTATGCGACCAGCTTCGTGCTGAACTGCCTGACCGCAACCGTCGGTGCCATCGTTGACAAGAAACTGGTGCAGAGCCACGCGGCAGCGGTGACGGTTTCCAAGGATTATCCTTATGACACCGATTTCGGCAACGGCTGGTTGAAGACCAATTACGCTGGTTCCGGTCCTTTCAAGCTGCGCGAATGGCGTGCCAATGAATTGGTCGTGATGGAGCGCAATGATAATTATTATGGTGAAAAGGCTAAGCTTAAGCGGGTCATCTACCGCTTCCTGAAGGAAAGCTCAGGCCAACGTCTGGCGCTGGAATCCGGTGACGTCGATGTGGCGCGTAATCTTTCGCCGACGGACTTTACCGCGATTGCCAATGCGAAAAATATCAAGACAGATTCTGCCCAGAAGGGAACGGTCTATTATCTCGGTCTCAACCAGAAAAACCAGTATCTCTCCAAGCCGGAAGTCCGCCAGGCCATCAAATATCTTGTCGATTACGATGCCATCGGCGCAACCCTCATCAAGGGTGTCGGCACCGTGCATGAATCCTTCCTGCCCAAGGGTATTCTTGGCTCGATCGATGACCAGCCCTACAAGTTGAATGTTGCGAAAGCCAAGGAATTGCTGGAAAAGGCTGGCCTCAAGGATGGCTTCAAAGTCACCATGGATGTGCGCTCCATCGAGCCGATGACCAGCATTGCCCAATCCATGCAGCAAACTTTCGCACAGGCGGGCATTACGCTGGAACTCATCCAAGGAGATGGTAAGCAGACGCTGACCAAATACCGCGCCCGCAACCATGACATCTATATCGGGGATTGGGGTGCTGATTATTGGGACCCGCATTCCAATGCCGAAACCTTTACCAGCAATCCTGACAATTCCGACACGCCGAAATCCAAGACACTCGCCTGGCGCAATGCCTGGGATGTGCCTGAATTGACCAAGGAAACCAGCGAAGCGCTGTTGGAGCGGGACACGCCGAAGCGCAAGGCGATGTATGAAGACTTGCAGCGCAAGGTTCTGGCCGACGGTCCGTTTGTGATCATCTATCAAAAAACGGAAATTGCCGGCTATAGGGCCAATGTTCAAAATTATAAGCTTGGCCCCACCTTCGACAGCAACCTCAAAAACTTGATTTCCAAGGATTGA
- a CDS encoding sugar kinase — MSGKRILAIGECMVEMAPREDGAYHRNFAGDTFNTAWYLRRLLGADDVVDYCSAIGVDGISQAMLTFIQAAGIGTGHLRRLEDATVGLYMIELANGERSFSYWRGQSAAKRLADDREFLLEAVRDRDLILFSGITLAILSPAGRQQLLEVLAQARDAGSLIAFDPNMRARLWPDRDSMCNAVSQAAKIADIVLPSFDEDGPNFNDATPDATIIRYREAGAATVVVKNGAGRVHAFDAAEGPVTFDPVPVADLVDTTAAGDSFNAGFLSARLSGVAMAEALAQGAAVSAQVIRKRGALVKIENIL; from the coding sequence ATGAGCGGCAAACGGATCTTGGCCATCGGCGAATGCATGGTGGAAATGGCGCCCCGCGAAGACGGTGCCTATCATCGCAATTTTGCTGGCGATACATTCAACACTGCCTGGTATCTGCGTCGCCTTCTGGGCGCTGACGACGTGGTGGATTACTGCTCGGCTATCGGCGTCGATGGTATTTCGCAAGCCATGCTCACCTTCATACAAGCGGCGGGAATAGGCACAGGGCATTTGCGCCGATTGGAGGATGCGACGGTCGGGCTTTATATGATCGAGCTTGCCAATGGCGAGCGCAGTTTCAGCTATTGGCGCGGCCAATCCGCTGCCAAGCGTCTGGCAGACGACCGGGAGTTTCTTTTAGAGGCCGTGCGAGACCGCGATCTCATTCTGTTTTCCGGTATTACCCTTGCCATCCTGTCCCCGGCGGGCCGCCAGCAATTGCTGGAGGTTCTGGCGCAGGCACGCGATGCTGGCAGCCTGATCGCTTTCGATCCTAATATGCGCGCCCGGCTTTGGCCGGATCGTGACAGCATGTGCAATGCGGTTTCGCAGGCGGCCAAGATTGCCGATATTGTCCTGCCGTCCTTTGACGAGGATGGGCCGAATTTCAACGATGCCACACCTGACGCCACGATTATCCGATACCGTGAAGCAGGTGCGGCCACCGTGGTGGTCAAGAATGGCGCGGGCCGTGTGCATGCCTTTGACGCAGCAGAAGGGCCAGTGACATTCGATCCCGTGCCGGTCGCCGATCTCGTCGATACGACAGCAGCTGGCGATAGTTTCAATGCCGGTTTCCTGTCGGCCCGCCTTTCGGGTGTCGCGATGGCTGAGGCATTGGCGCAAGGAGCTGCCGTTTCCGCTCAGGTGATCCGTAAGCGAGGCGCTTTGGTGAAGATCGAAAATATCCTCTGA
- a CDS encoding ABC transporter ATP-binding protein, with translation MSKALIVEEMGVRFDEFLALDGVSIAVEQGESFGLVGESGSGKSTLLRAIAGLNAFESGALTVDGKSYDSRQRDKTFYRTVQMVFQDPYGSLHPRQTVDRLLLEPLAVHGFSDVDSRIARALDEVGLGSGFRFRFSHQLSGGQRQRIAIARALIVEPKILLLDEPTSALDASIQAEILNLLEQARKDRGLTFLMVSHDLAVISHMCDRLAVMRTGQIVEVMDVEALRRRDVQADYTRQLMVASEGFRRKS, from the coding sequence ATGAGCAAGGCCCTGATTGTTGAAGAGATGGGCGTGCGCTTTGATGAGTTTCTGGCGCTGGACGGTGTCAGCATCGCCGTTGAGCAGGGCGAGAGCTTTGGTCTGGTCGGGGAATCCGGCTCCGGAAAATCAACGTTGTTGCGGGCGATTGCCGGGCTAAATGCCTTTGAGAGCGGCGCGCTGACTGTCGATGGCAAAAGCTATGACAGCAGGCAGCGCGACAAGACCTTCTATCGCACCGTGCAGATGGTGTTCCAGGACCCTTACGGTTCGCTGCATCCGCGTCAGACTGTGGACCGGCTGCTGCTGGAACCTTTGGCCGTGCATGGATTTTCCGATGTCGATAGCCGGATTGCCCGCGCTTTGGATGAGGTAGGTCTTGGTTCCGGTTTCCGCTTCCGGTTTTCCCACCAGCTCTCCGGCGGCCAGCGCCAGCGCATCGCAATTGCCCGCGCCTTAATCGTTGAGCCGAAAATCCTGCTGCTGGATGAGCCAACCTCAGCGCTCGACGCCTCGATCCAGGCGGAAATCCTCAACCTCCTCGAACAGGCCCGCAAGGATCGCGGCCTGACCTTCCTGATGGTCAGCCACGATCTGGCTGTTATCAGCCATATGTGCGACCGGCTGGCGGTGATGCGCACTGGCCAGATCGTGGAAGTCATGGATGTCGAAGCGTTGCGCCGTCGTGATGTGCAAGCAGATTATACACGGCAATTGATGGTGGCGAGTGAGGGGTTTCGGCGCAAAAGCTGA
- a CDS encoding ABC transporter permease — MALTTTQASAGRRRDRQLRGFKAVAGFFVTVATTYLGLLAVTFFIGRVIPIDPVLAVLGDRAPQAVVEQTRRAMGLDQPLYYQFFVYLKQVLSGDFGTSVLTTNPVMTDIGRFFPATVELATVGTIIGAVIGLPLGVLAAVKRGSLADQIVRVIGLIGYSVPIFWLGLLALLFFYAKLQWVAYPGRMDVVYEYDLIPVTGFYLLDAAMAGQWEILWDLFRHIILPGALLGYFSLAYISRMTRSFMLNELSQEYIVAARAKGLSESRIIWFHALRNAAVPLLTVIALSYAGLLEGSVLTETIFSWPGIGLYITNSLQNADMNAVLGGTIIIGSVFIAINILSDLLYKTLDPRTRSR, encoded by the coding sequence TTGGCTCTCACCACAACACAAGCATCTGCCGGTCGCAGGCGCGACCGGCAGTTAAGAGGGTTCAAGGCAGTTGCGGGATTTTTCGTGACTGTTGCGACGACTTATCTCGGTCTTCTGGCGGTCACGTTCTTCATTGGTCGGGTGATCCCGATTGATCCGGTTCTTGCTGTCCTGGGAGACCGTGCGCCGCAGGCGGTTGTCGAACAGACGCGCCGGGCAATGGGGCTGGATCAACCGCTCTATTACCAGTTCTTCGTCTATCTAAAACAGGTGCTCTCGGGCGATTTTGGCACATCGGTTCTGACAACCAATCCTGTCATGACCGATATCGGCCGGTTTTTCCCAGCAACTGTTGAGCTTGCCACGGTCGGCACGATCATCGGCGCGGTGATTGGCCTTCCCTTAGGCGTTCTGGCCGCAGTCAAGCGCGGCAGCCTTGCGGACCAGATTGTCCGGGTCATCGGTTTGATCGGCTATTCCGTGCCAATCTTCTGGCTCGGCCTTTTGGCGCTGCTGTTTTTCTATGCCAAGCTGCAATGGGTGGCCTATCCCGGGCGGATGGATGTGGTCTATGAATATGACCTGATACCCGTCACCGGCTTTTACCTGTTGGATGCGGCCATGGCAGGCCAATGGGAGATCCTCTGGGATCTGTTTCGCCATATCATCCTGCCCGGCGCACTGCTCGGCTATTTTTCGCTTGCCTATATCAGCCGAATGACCCGCTCTTTCATGCTCAACGAACTGTCGCAGGAATATATCGTGGCGGCTCGCGCCAAGGGCCTGTCCGAAAGCCGGATCATCTGGTTCCACGCCTTGCGCAATGCTGCTGTGCCGCTGCTGACGGTGATTGCCCTGTCCTATGCCGGGCTGCTGGAAGGCTCGGTGCTAACAGAGACGATCTTCTCCTGGCCGGGCATCGGTCTTTACATCACCAATTCGCTGCAAAATGCCGATATGAATGCGGTGCTGGGCGGAACCATCATTATCGGTTCCGTGTTCATCGCCATCAACATCCTGTCGGATCTCCTTTACAAGACCCTTGACCCGAGGACGCGCAGCCGATGA
- a CDS encoding GntR family transcriptional regulator, with translation MIDTVNVRTLDVQRQPSVTEQVFELLYRQVVELELPPGAKLSEVDVAKQMGVSRQPVRDAFYRLSQQGFLMIRPQRATVVTHISERGVLQARFIRTALEMETVRAAAERLSEEQIAALDELVQRQIKAMEAGDKMLFHELDDEFHRQICKMSGHEFAWALIRDSKAHMDRIRYLSLAFGAQSAIDDHIEIMAALKARDGDRAAANMRVHLSRILSIISRIRETQGQYFATE, from the coding sequence ATGATTGATACGGTCAATGTGCGCACGCTGGACGTTCAGCGGCAACCTTCGGTCACCGAGCAGGTCTTCGAGCTGTTATACCGGCAGGTGGTTGAACTGGAGCTGCCGCCCGGGGCAAAATTGTCGGAAGTGGATGTTGCCAAGCAGATGGGTGTGTCGCGCCAACCGGTGCGCGACGCCTTCTATCGCCTGTCGCAGCAGGGCTTCCTGATGATCCGCCCGCAACGGGCAACCGTGGTGACGCATATTTCCGAGCGTGGGGTTTTGCAGGCCCGCTTCATCCGCACAGCGCTGGAAATGGAAACCGTGCGAGCCGCCGCCGAGCGGTTGAGCGAAGAGCAGATCGCGGCGCTCGACGAATTGGTGCAGCGGCAGATCAAGGCCATGGAGGCTGGCGACAAGATGCTGTTTCATGAGTTGGATGACGAGTTTCACCGGCAGATCTGCAAGATGTCCGGCCACGAATTCGCCTGGGCGCTGATCCGCGACAGCAAGGCGCATATGGACCGAATCCGCTATCTCAGCCTTGCTTTTGGTGCGCAAAGCGCCATTGACGACCATATCGAGATTATGGCCGCGCTGAAGGCACGCGATGGCGACCGGGCTGCGGCCAACATGCGTGTTCACCTGTCACGTATCTTGTCGATCATCAGCCGGATCAGGGAAACCCAAGGCCAGTATTTCGCGACCGAATGA
- a CDS encoding ABC transporter ATP-binding protein, protein MSALLTVDNLKVSFPTRTGLVEAVRGVSFTLGKERLGIVGESGSGKSQTGRAIMGLTPAHARITADKLHFGDTDLLAISTAKRRTLRGKRMAMILQDPKYSLNPVMPIGKQIVETLLTHERMTGKQARQRALAMLEAVQIRDPERVFKLYPHEVSGGMGQRVMIAMMLVCGPELLIADEPTSALDVTVQLEVLDILDMLVRERGMGLIFVSHDLRLVSSFCDRVLVMYAGRVVEELNAANLSEAKHPYTQGLLNCLPRLEGNQHPLPVLERQVEWAQ, encoded by the coding sequence ATGAGCGCCTTGTTGACGGTGGATAATCTCAAGGTCAGTTTTCCGACCCGCACGGGTCTGGTGGAAGCCGTGCGCGGCGTGTCCTTCACGCTGGGCAAGGAGCGACTCGGTATTGTCGGCGAATCCGGCTCCGGCAAATCCCAGACCGGACGGGCGATCATGGGTCTCACCCCCGCCCATGCACGGATAACTGCCGATAAACTGCATTTCGGCGATACGGATCTGCTGGCGATTTCGACAGCGAAGCGTCGGACGCTGCGCGGCAAGCGGATGGCGATGATCCTTCAGGACCCCAAGTATTCGCTGAACCCTGTCATGCCGATTGGCAAACAGATCGTCGAGACCTTGTTGACCCATGAACGGATGACGGGAAAGCAAGCCCGGCAAAGAGCGTTGGCCATGCTGGAGGCGGTGCAGATCCGCGATCCGGAGCGGGTGTTCAAGCTTTATCCGCATGAAGTTTCCGGCGGCATGGGCCAGCGGGTGATGATCGCCATGATGCTGGTCTGCGGGCCGGAACTGCTGATTGCCGATGAGCCGACCTCAGCCCTGGATGTGACGGTGCAGCTGGAAGTGCTCGATATTCTCGACATGCTGGTGCGGGAACGCGGCATGGGGCTGATTTTTGTCAGCCATGATTTGCGGCTGGTCTCCTCCTTCTGCGACCGGGTGCTGGTGATGTATGCGGGCCGGGTTGTCGAGGAACTGAATGCGGCCAACCTGTCCGAGGCCAAACATCCCTATACCCAGGGCCTGCTGAATTGCCTGCCGCGCCTGGAAGGCAACCAGCATCCGCTGCCAGTGTTGGAGCGTCAGGTGGAGTGGGCGCAATGA
- a CDS encoding ABC transporter permease yields the protein MMTPSDNMSLREWLLSDRPQSRRQARLGRAYVIWRQFSANRLALLGLGIIIALILVAAFANLLATHNPVQGDLANARLMAPGTGGFWLGSDDQGRDIYSRLIYGSRLTLMVVVLVAIIAAPIGLLVGTVAGYAGGWVDAVLMRLTDIFLAFPKLVLALALVAALGPGIENAILAIAVTSWPPYARIARAETLTVRNSDYISAVKLMGASPFRIVLRHIMPLCLSSLIVRVTLDMAGIILTAAGLGFLGLGAQPPLPEWGAMIADGRRFILDQWWVAAMPGFAILIVSLGFNLLGDGLRDALDPKEAGQ from the coding sequence ATGATGACGCCCTCAGATAATATGTCCCTTCGCGAGTGGCTGCTGTCGGACCGGCCCCAATCACGCCGGCAGGCCCGGCTTGGCCGCGCCTATGTCATCTGGCGGCAGTTTTCGGCCAATCGGCTGGCGCTGCTGGGGCTTGGCATCATTATCGCGCTCATTCTGGTTGCTGCTTTTGCCAATCTGCTCGCCACCCACAATCCGGTGCAGGGCGATCTTGCCAATGCAAGGTTAATGGCGCCCGGTACCGGTGGTTTCTGGCTCGGCAGCGACGATCAGGGCCGCGACATCTATTCGCGGCTGATCTACGGGTCGCGGCTGACATTGATGGTGGTGGTGCTGGTAGCAATCATTGCCGCACCCATCGGTCTGCTGGTCGGCACGGTGGCCGGTTATGCGGGCGGCTGGGTCGATGCGGTGCTGATGCGGTTGACCGATATTTTCCTGGCCTTTCCGAAGCTCGTTCTGGCTCTGGCGCTGGTCGCAGCCCTCGGCCCCGGCATTGAAAACGCCATTCTGGCCATCGCCGTCACCTCCTGGCCGCCTTATGCGCGCATCGCCCGGGCCGAAACGCTGACGGTTCGCAATTCCGATTATATCTCTGCCGTCAAGCTGATGGGCGCTTCGCCCTTTCGCATCGTGCTGCGCCATATCATGCCGCTCTGTCTGTCCTCGCTGATTGTCCGCGTTACGCTGGATATGGCGGGTATTATCCTGACGGCGGCCGGTCTCGGCTTTCTGGGCCTTGGCGCCCAGCCGCCCCTGCCGGAATGGGGGGCGATGATTGCCGATGGCCGCCGTTTCATTCTCGATCAATGGTGGGTTGCCGCCATGCCGGGCTTTGCCATCCTGATCGTCAGCCTCGGCTTCAACCTGCTGGGCGATGGCCTGCGCGATGCGCTGGACCCGAAGGAGGCCGGCCAATGA
- a CDS encoding dipeptidase, with amino-acid sequence MQLVFDGHNDVLLRLWRAHAAGVDPVRQFINGTREGHIDAPRARRGGLGGGLCAIYIPSDGEFVLTEPDDKGHYNTPVDKPLARASSLDIALQMAAIALRVERAGGWRLCRSTSDIRAAMAEGVFAAVLHMEGCEAIDADLAALEVFYQAGLRTLGPVWSRPNIFGHGVPFAFPMSPDTGPGLTTLGFELVKACDRLGIALDLAHITEKGFWDVAKTSDKPLIASHSNAHALTPVARNLTDRQMDAIRERKGIAGLNYAVTMLRSDARDFAETPLSDMVRHIDYMVERMGIDCVGLGSDFDGCTVPGAIGDASGNQRLLEALQSAGYGDADIAKIARENWLRVLGTTWGE; translated from the coding sequence ATGCAATTGGTTTTCGACGGGCATAATGATGTCCTCCTGCGTTTGTGGAGGGCTCATGCAGCGGGCGTCGATCCGGTGCGGCAATTCATCAATGGCACACGGGAAGGTCATATCGATGCGCCACGCGCCCGCCGGGGCGGGCTTGGTGGCGGTCTCTGCGCGATTTATATTCCCTCCGATGGCGAGTTCGTGCTGACCGAGCCGGATGACAAGGGCCACTACAATACCCCTGTTGATAAGCCCCTGGCGCGTGCATCCTCACTCGACATCGCCTTGCAGATGGCCGCGATTGCGCTGCGGGTCGAGCGGGCGGGGGGCTGGCGGCTGTGCCGCTCGACATCGGATATTCGCGCTGCAATGGCCGAGGGCGTCTTTGCCGCCGTGCTGCATATGGAAGGCTGCGAGGCCATCGATGCTGATCTGGCCGCCCTTGAGGTGTTTTACCAGGCGGGCCTGCGCACGCTCGGCCCGGTCTGGAGCCGCCCGAATATTTTCGGGCATGGTGTTCCCTTCGCCTTTCCAATGTCGCCGGATACCGGGCCGGGTCTGACGACACTCGGTTTTGAGCTTGTGAAAGCCTGCGACCGGCTGGGCATTGCCCTCGACCTTGCCCATATCACCGAAAAGGGCTTCTGGGACGTGGCGAAAACCTCCGACAAACCGCTGATCGCCAGCCATTCCAATGCGCACGCGCTGACACCAGTGGCCCGCAACCTGACGGATCGGCAGATGGACGCGATCCGCGAGCGCAAGGGCATCGCCGGTTTGAATTACGCCGTGACCATGCTGCGCTCCGATGCCCGCGATTTTGCCGAGACCCCGCTGTCAGATATGGTACGCCATATCGACTATATGGTGGAACGCATGGGTATCGATTGCGTCGGCCTCGGCTCCGATTTCGACGGTTGCACGGTGCCCGGTGCAATCGGTGATGCCAGTGGGAACCAGAGGTTGCTTGAAGCGTTGCAATCGGCTGGATACGGTGATGCAGATATTGCTAAGATTGCCCGTGAAAACTGGCTGCGGGTGCTGGGGACGACGTGGGGCGAGTAA
- the uxaC gene encoding glucuronate isomerase produces the protein MLHPDRLFPLDPTARTLARTLYDTVSDLPIVSPHGHTDPRWFAENEAFPDPAQLFVVPDHYVFRMLYSQGIDLTALGVPRVDGGMTETDGRKIWRLFAENFHLFRATPSRMWLDHAFEDVFGLTTRLSAQTADQTYDHIADCLTKPEFRPRALFERFNIEVIATTESPLDELKWHETIRASGWDGRVVTAYRPDPVVDPQFEGFATNIERFGQLADVDATSWSGYLEAHRNRRAFFKSYGATSSDHGHPSARTEDLPQDQAKALFDKALTGRITPDEADAFRGHMLTEMARMSLEDGLVLQIHPGSYRNHSAGIMAKHGRDKGFDIPTRTDYVRALKPLLDAVGMEKDLTVILFTLDETSYSRELAPLAGAYPALKLGPAWWFFDSPDGMRRFRETTTETAGFYNTVGFNDDTRAFCSIPARHDVARRVDCAYLAELVLTGRLEEDEAQELAGDLAYGLAKKAYRL, from the coding sequence TTGCTTCATCCAGACAGGCTTTTTCCCCTTGACCCCACAGCACGCACGCTGGCGCGCACGCTTTATGACACGGTCAGCGACCTGCCCATCGTCAGCCCGCATGGCCACACTGACCCCCGCTGGTTTGCGGAAAATGAAGCGTTTCCCGATCCGGCCCAGTTGTTCGTGGTGCCGGACCATTATGTGTTTCGCATGCTCTATTCCCAGGGTATCGACCTCACGGCGCTTGGCGTGCCGCGTGTCGATGGCGGCATGACGGAAACCGATGGCCGCAAGATCTGGCGGCTGTTTGCCGAAAACTTCCACCTGTTTCGCGCCACGCCCAGCCGCATGTGGCTGGACCATGCTTTTGAGGATGTGTTCGGACTGACGACCCGGCTGTCGGCGCAGACGGCGGACCAGACCTATGACCATATCGCCGATTGCCTGACGAAACCGGAATTTCGCCCCCGCGCCCTGTTCGAGCGCTTCAATATCGAAGTGATCGCCACCACGGAAAGCCCGCTGGACGAGTTGAAATGGCATGAGACGATCCGCGCCTCCGGCTGGGATGGCCGCGTCGTCACCGCTTACCGGCCTGACCCTGTAGTCGATCCGCAATTTGAAGGCTTTGCCACCAATATCGAGCGGTTCGGGCAATTGGCTGACGTCGATGCGACAAGCTGGAGCGGCTATCTGGAGGCGCATCGCAACCGCCGCGCCTTCTTCAAATCCTATGGCGCCACGAGTTCCGACCACGGCCACCCCTCGGCCCGCACCGAGGATCTGCCCCAGGATCAGGCCAAGGCGCTGTTCGATAAGGCGCTGACCGGGCGGATCACCCCCGATGAGGCAGATGCCTTCCGTGGCCATATGCTGACGGAAATGGCCCGGATGAGCCTGGAGGATGGGCTGGTGCTGCAAATCCATCCCGGTTCCTACCGCAACCATTCCGCCGGTATCATGGCCAAACATGGCCGCGACAAGGGCTTCGATATCCCGACCCGCACCGATTACGTCCGGGCGCTAAAGCCGCTTCTGGATGCGGTCGGCATGGAAAAGGACCTGACGGTCATTCTCTTCACGCTGGACGAAACCAGCTATTCGCGCGAATTGGCACCGTTGGCCGGGGCCTATCCGGCCCTGAAGCTCGGCCCCGCCTGGTGGTTCTTCGACAGCCCGGATGGCATGCGCCGCTTCCGCGAGACCACCACCGAAACCGCCGGTTTCTACAATACTGTCGGCTTCAACGACGACACCCGCGCCTTCTGCTCCATCCCGGCCCGCCATGATGTGGCAAGGCGGGTGGATTGCGCCTATCTGGCCGAACTGGTGCTGACGGGCCGACTGGAGGAGGACGAAGCCCAGGAGCTTGCAGGCGATCTCGCCTACGGACTGGCGAAAAAGGCCTATCGGCTCTAG
- the kduI gene encoding 5-dehydro-4-deoxy-D-glucuronate isomerase, protein MLSVETRHAIDPQTAKSFDTTALRKHFHVGGIFAAGEIRLIYTHYDRMIVGGAVPEGASLVLDHVKECGTASILDRRELVVVNIGGTGTVEADATYEMGKGDMLYLGMGAGKITFSGAGRFYILSAPAHHTYPSRLIKIEEAANVTLGSQATSNERTIYQFVHPDVMKACQLVVGMTKLAPGSVWNTMPAHVHDRRMEAYLYFDLPEGQRAFHMMGEPDETRHLVLKNEEGAISPPWSIHSGAGTANYTFIWAMAGDNVDYKDVEVVSMETLK, encoded by the coding sequence ATGCTGAGCGTTGAAACCCGCCACGCCATCGACCCGCAGACCGCCAAAAGCTTCGACACCACGGCCCTGCGCAAGCATTTCCATGTCGGCGGTATTTTTGCGGCGGGCGAAATCCGGCTTATCTATACCCACTACGACCGGATGATCGTCGGTGGTGCGGTGCCTGAAGGCGCTTCGCTGGTGCTGGACCATGTGAAGGAATGCGGCACCGCCTCCATTCTCGACCGGCGCGAACTTGTCGTCGTCAACATCGGCGGCACCGGCACGGTCGAGGCGGATGCCACCTATGAAATGGGCAAGGGCGACATGCTCTATCTCGGCATGGGCGCGGGCAAGATCACCTTTTCAGGCGCTGGCCGGTTCTACATTCTCTCGGCCCCGGCCCATCACACCTATCCGTCGCGCCTCATCAAGATTGAGGAAGCCGCCAATGTGACGCTTGGCTCGCAGGCGACCTCCAACGAGCGCACGATCTACCAGTTCGTGCATCCTGACGTCATGAAGGCCTGCCAGCTGGTGGTCGGCATGACCAAGCTTGCCCCCGGCTCCGTCTGGAACACCATGCCCGCCCATGTCCATGACCGGCGCATGGAAGCCTATCTGTATTTCGACCTGCCGGAAGGCCAGCGCGCTTTCCATATGATGGGCGAGCCGGACGAGACCCGTCATCTGGTGCTGAAAAACGAGGAAGGCGCGATTTCGCCGCCCTGGTCGATCCATTCGGGTGCAGGTACCGCCAATTACACTTTCATCTGGGCGATGGCCGGTGACAATGTCGATTACAAGGATGTCGAAGTGGTCTCGATGGAGACGCTGAAGTGA